The Flavobacterium galactosidilyticum nucleotide sequence GTCAAACAAAGGACCTAGTATAGGAACAGGTGTTGAAGTGAAAGACTTACTTCCAACTGGTTTCAATTTCGTAAGCGCTACAACTACAACTGGTGTTTATGATGCTACAACTGGAATTTGGAAAGTAGGAAGTATTGATGTTAATGCAATACAAACATTAAAAGTAAAAGCTTATGTATTACCGGTAGGTGAGTTTACAAACGTTGCCGAAGTTATAGCAGCTAATGAACTTGATGTTGATTCAACTCCTGGAAACAACAAATTACAGGAAGATGATCAAGATGCTATAACAATAGAGCCTGAAGTTTCATTAGTTATGCCAGAAGGTTTCACTCCTAATGGAGATGGCATAAATGATGTTTTTGAAGTAGAGCACTTACAAGTATTGTATCCTAACTTTAGTATGGAAATTGTAAATAGGTATGGAAACATTGTTTACAACTACAAACATAACGGAGACAAATTCAAAACGCCACTATGGTGGGATGGTCATTCAACAGGTAGATGGAATTTCTCAAAAGAAATGCTTCCTACTGGAACTTATTTCTATACTATTTACTTTAATAATGATGAAAGAAAACCGCAAACGGGTTGGATCTATTTAAAAAAATAAAACAAATAATTTAAGGAGAGAGATGAATACCCCCTCTCCTTTTTAAAATTTAAACTCGCTTTTATGAAAAAATTTAAATTACTAATTGGAATATTTGTTTTAATATCATCCATTAGTACTGTTTTTGCGCAACAAGATCCTCAATACACACAATACATGTATAGTATGAATATTCTAAATCCCGCCTATGCTGGTTCAAGAGGAGTTACAAGTATTGGTTTGTTAGGAAGAACACAATGGGTAGGAGTAGATGGTGCACCACAAACAGCAACATTGTCTATAAATGGTCCTGTAGGAAAAAATGTTGGATTAGGATTTTCGGTAATTCATGATGAAATTGGACCAGTAAAAGAAGACAATCTATACGCTGATTTTTCATATACTTTGAATTTTTCTGGAGAAGATAAGTTTGCTTTTGGTATTAAAGCAGGAGCAACATTTTTAAATGTAAGAGAATTTACAACAGTAGATCAAGATCCATTAAACGTACCTGTTAGCTTAGTCGCTCCTAACTTTGGTGTTGGTGTAATGTATTATAATGATCGCTTTTATGCGGGATTATCGGTACCCAATTTTATTGAATCAAGATATTTAGATACAAAAAACGGAATCTCATCTTCAGCTTCAGAAAAAACACATTATTTCCTTACTTCAGGATATGTATTTGACCTAGATGAAAACTTAAAATTAAAACCTTCTACCATGTTAAAGGCAGCACCAGGAACACCTCTTTCTGTTGATTTGTCGTTAAACTTATTAATTCAAGAAAAAGTAGAATTAGGACTTTCCCATAGATTAGATGATTCAATTAGTGGTATGGTTGGCTTTCAGGTAAGTCAAGATTTAAGAATTGGATATGCTTATGATTACACTACTACCAAT carries:
- a CDS encoding PorP/SprF family type IX secretion system membrane protein, whose product is MKKFKLLIGIFVLISSISTVFAQQDPQYTQYMYSMNILNPAYAGSRGVTSIGLLGRTQWVGVDGAPQTATLSINGPVGKNVGLGFSVIHDEIGPVKEDNLYADFSYTLNFSGEDKFAFGIKAGATFLNVREFTTVDQDPLNVPVSLVAPNFGVGVMYYNDRFYAGLSVPNFIESRYLDTKNGISSSASEKTHYFLTSGYVFDLDENLKLKPSTMLKAAPGTPLSVDLSLNLLIQEKVELGLSHRLDDSISGMVGFQVSQDLRIGYAYDYTTTNFGVFNSGSHEIMILFDLNKKKIKSPRFF